One genomic region from Spirosoma sp. KCTC 42546 encodes:
- a CDS encoding thioredoxin family protein: MHVLLTALLMLTALSGIHAQSKGYTLGDAVADFRLKSVDGRSVSLADYRDQKGLIVVFSSNHCPFSKTYEDRLIALDRKFSPQGYPVLAIMPNDPTAYEEDSFENMKARARDKNFPYAYTIDETQATARAFGATRTPQVYVLKQTNGQFILEYVGTIDDNPQDEASVKRRYVDDAVSSLLGGRPVQSPITKPIGCAIKWK, translated from the coding sequence ATGCATGTTCTTCTGACAGCGCTTCTTATGCTAACAGCGCTATCTGGTATACATGCCCAATCAAAAGGATATACATTAGGGGATGCCGTTGCCGATTTTCGTCTGAAAAGTGTGGATGGGCGTAGTGTTTCGCTGGCGGATTACCGCGACCAAAAAGGGTTGATCGTCGTTTTTTCTAGCAATCATTGCCCATTTTCGAAAACGTACGAAGACCGGTTGATTGCCCTGGATCGAAAATTTTCACCCCAGGGGTATCCGGTGCTGGCAATCATGCCTAATGATCCGACTGCCTATGAGGAGGATTCGTTCGAGAATATGAAAGCCCGCGCCCGGGATAAAAACTTCCCGTATGCGTATACGATTGATGAAACGCAGGCTACAGCTCGCGCATTTGGTGCTACCCGTACACCACAGGTGTATGTACTCAAGCAAACAAATGGCCAGTTTATCCTGGAATATGTGGGTACAATCGACGATAACCCGCAGGACGAAGCCAGTGTAAAACGTCGGTACGTCGATGACGCCGTTAGTAGCCTGTTAGGAGGCCGCCCTGTACAATCGCCCATTACCAAACCCATCGGCTGCGCTATTAAGTGGAAGTAA
- a CDS encoding sensor histidine kinase, with amino-acid sequence MNRLLVWVIMMSLLVNTAVGQGFRIVTDSDELEGSNWRFMPGDNLHWADSTFNDSNWEKLATDRSIELASDTWQQNKGWFRKTLHPRSGIVNQDLRLVVKQFGASEIYLDGRLLAVLKPAQFDSGGSQRLLRFVPIRFPDTNQHILAIRYRFRRDPVIQASTNIVPISIHLYNPDQAGELLRDEAQWTSALDGCFIGVFGMLALLHFLFYRANRSQAINRILAWGMFFFALIFLIAELDEYVGTLTHVSVTDMISDLSMHAGFILLLTAVYQYLHLRRNWIYYTVISTVVIDQLYRFAIGTPPDGLSWVPFGLVNIDYVRVSWLGRKTNDTDARLPWNSLKFSLYCVLLMIVISIAAGIMESALKNSFEYMLVAIIGLGAISIFSIPVGLSLSLVRDYTRTYNALDKNLREVEQLSARTLAQEQEKQHLLARQNELLEEQVHERTAELHQSLEELKATQAQLVQREKLASLGELTAGIAHEIQNPLNFVNNFAEVSVELVEELNEERGKPDGERDKDLETDLLSDLGQNVQKISDHGKRAASIVRGMLQHSRASSGQKQPTNLNALIDEYLRLAYQGLRAKDKSFNAHLTTHFSPNLPTINLVPEDIGRVLVNLFNNAFYAVQQKSQLAAEFVPAVSVTTTQTNDQLIIQVRDNGTGIPDDVRNKVFQPFFTTKPTGEGTGLGLSLSYDIIAKGHGGQLSVATEAGVFTEFTITLPIG; translated from the coding sequence ATGAATCGACTTCTAGTTTGGGTGATTATGATGAGCCTACTGGTTAATACCGCCGTTGGCCAGGGGTTTCGCATTGTGACGGATAGTGATGAATTAGAAGGCTCTAACTGGCGGTTTATGCCTGGCGATAATCTGCACTGGGCTGATTCTACCTTCAACGATAGCAACTGGGAAAAGCTTGCTACTGACAGGTCGATTGAGCTAGCGTCAGACACATGGCAACAAAACAAAGGCTGGTTTCGAAAAACCCTTCATCCTCGGTCCGGCATTGTTAATCAGGACCTTAGGCTAGTTGTTAAACAATTCGGCGCTTCTGAAATCTATCTTGATGGTCGCTTGCTGGCCGTGCTCAAGCCTGCCCAGTTCGACTCAGGTGGATCTCAGCGGCTCCTTCGGTTTGTACCGATTCGATTTCCAGATACCAATCAGCATATACTAGCCATTCGCTATCGCTTCCGTCGTGACCCAGTCATTCAGGCATCTACGAATATTGTTCCGATTAGTATTCACCTCTACAATCCTGATCAGGCAGGTGAGTTATTGCGTGATGAGGCTCAATGGACATCTGCCCTGGATGGCTGTTTCATCGGCGTGTTCGGTATGCTGGCGCTACTTCACTTCTTGTTCTATCGAGCTAACCGCAGCCAGGCCATCAACCGGATACTCGCCTGGGGTATGTTCTTTTTTGCATTGATCTTCCTCATAGCCGAACTAGATGAGTACGTTGGCACCCTTACGCATGTATCTGTTACAGATATGATTAGTGATCTAAGTATGCATGCGGGCTTTATACTGCTCCTCACTGCTGTTTACCAATACTTACACCTCCGCCGAAACTGGATATACTATACGGTAATTAGCACGGTAGTCATTGACCAGCTTTACCGATTTGCGATAGGTACTCCTCCGGATGGACTATCCTGGGTTCCATTTGGGCTGGTCAACATCGACTACGTTCGGGTAAGCTGGTTAGGGCGCAAAACCAACGATACCGATGCCAGGCTTCCCTGGAATTCACTCAAATTTAGCCTTTACTGCGTCTTGCTGATGATCGTGATCAGTATTGCTGCGGGCATCATGGAATCCGCCTTAAAAAATTCCTTTGAATATATGTTAGTGGCTATTATTGGTTTGGGGGCCATATCCATTTTCAGTATTCCGGTTGGTCTATCCCTCTCGTTGGTTCGTGATTATACCCGAACCTACAATGCGCTGGATAAAAATCTCCGGGAAGTAGAGCAACTCTCAGCCCGAACGTTAGCCCAGGAACAGGAAAAACAACACCTATTAGCCCGCCAAAATGAACTGCTGGAAGAACAGGTTCACGAACGCACAGCCGAACTCCATCAGTCATTAGAGGAATTAAAGGCAACGCAGGCCCAGTTAGTGCAACGGGAGAAATTAGCCTCCCTGGGGGAACTCACAGCGGGTATTGCCCATGAAATTCAGAATCCACTTAATTTCGTCAACAACTTTGCCGAGGTTTCGGTTGAATTAGTTGAGGAACTGAATGAAGAACGGGGAAAGCCCGATGGTGAGCGTGATAAAGATCTGGAAACCGATTTATTAAGCGACCTGGGCCAGAACGTACAAAAAATCAGTGACCATGGCAAACGGGCAGCCAGCATTGTTCGGGGGATGCTCCAGCATAGTCGAGCCAGTTCGGGTCAAAAACAACCTACCAATTTAAATGCCCTTATCGACGAATACCTTCGCCTGGCTTATCAGGGTCTCCGAGCCAAAGATAAGTCCTTCAATGCCCACCTGACTACTCATTTTTCGCCCAATCTACCAACCATTAACCTTGTACCGGAAGACATTGGGCGGGTACTGGTCAATCTGTTCAATAATGCGTTTTATGCCGTTCAACAGAAAAGCCAGCTAGCAGCAGAATTTGTACCGGCGGTTTCCGTTACAACCACTCAAACCAACGATCAATTGATTATTCAGGTACGCGATAATGGCACCGGCATTCCAGATGACGTTCGGAACAAAGTATTCCAGCCTTTTTTCACGACTAAACCCACCGGCGAAGGAACTGGCCTGGGTTTATCGCTCAGCTATGATATTATTGCGAAAGGGCATGGTGGCCAGCTAAGTGTAGCAACAGAAGCGGGAGTATTTACAGAATTCACAATAACCCTTCCAATTGGATAG
- a CDS encoding fibronectin type III domain-containing protein has protein sequence MQKAIILLLITGFWFGINRNPVVAQSNAPTNLSGTAPAYNRVVLTWKDNSTNETKFEIERNNFATFTKIGEVAANATTYTDNTTGGGTYRVRAVFATGASGYSNEFSITTPPEPPGAPTGLVTAVQNSNSIKLTWNNGAGGTATDYQVERGSNAGGAFTLLQTIAYSRTPTFTDNSVTGGNQYCYRVRARASGGSSDYSAVSCATPPLTATNVKNVAAQALSSSAIKLTWDRYGKESGIGIERRVGQTGSWSRIASTLADGGEYTDNGLNSNTEYCYRIAEDGHDYSSIACATTQQSTPSAPARLTASAVSSSQINLQWADLSDNESNFQIERASSATASFSKIADVGANTTTFSDQNLSASTQYCYRIRAVNSAGASGYSDSQCATTQAPPVGAPTNLAATATSTTQINLTWTGVAGAASYQLERSPNGNDSWTKVADPAGNATSYSDGSLTPNTRYYYRLRAVIGGNTGPYSNVADALTPDTPPAAPARLTITATTYNQVSLQWADLSGNETGFQIERAPDGTSWTNVGDAGANSTTYTDPTVQAQTHYYYRVRAVNGAGPSDVSNVVDTTTPVGPPAAPQNLAAKATSTTQIALTWTAVANADNIVIERSPNGNDNWSQIQSVAGNTTSYTDTGLTPNVRYYYRIRAINGSGTGVNSNVADAITPDVPPAAPARLTATVIWATQINLAWADLSSNEASFAIEQSPDGVTWTKVGDAPANATTFQHTGLSPNTKYYYRIQAVNAAGPSGYSNTVDATTPDVPPAAPTNLVATPTLATQITLVWVDGSANETGFEIERSDSQTGTFTKIGEVGANVTTFDDKGLKSATPYCYRVLAKNSIGSSAYSPVACATTPDVPPAAPARLTATAVSTSQINLTWADLSTNESGFEIERSTSATGTFTKIADAPANATTYEDRNLTDNTAYCYRIRAKNAAGNSGYTDPACATTPLAPPATPTNLVAQVFDYDQIKLTWAALGATAVTVVIERATNPNGPFAEIKQQPASQTTYIDMGLQEFTTYYYRIKAVNAAGSSAYSNVATARVEEVIIAVEDELETHTTLFVSQRSLHVITNWFTTAQTTLHIQTANGSIVLTDNRKVRPADRWDYNLDSLPTGLYIITIVADGRKLAKRILLP, from the coding sequence ATGCAAAAAGCTATAATTCTCTTGTTGATTACTGGATTTTGGTTCGGCATAAACCGAAACCCGGTAGTTGCCCAGTCAAACGCACCCACGAATCTGTCGGGAACGGCACCTGCCTATAACCGGGTTGTGCTCACCTGGAAAGACAATTCAACGAACGAAACCAAGTTCGAGATCGAGCGGAACAACTTCGCCACGTTCACTAAAATTGGCGAAGTCGCAGCTAATGCGACAACCTACACCGACAATACGACGGGGGGAGGGACCTATCGGGTACGAGCCGTTTTCGCAACGGGTGCCTCTGGCTATTCGAATGAATTTTCCATCACGACCCCTCCTGAACCACCGGGTGCGCCAACCGGATTGGTTACCGCCGTGCAGAATAGTAATAGCATCAAACTAACCTGGAATAATGGCGCTGGAGGGACGGCCACCGATTATCAGGTTGAGCGAGGATCGAACGCCGGGGGCGCGTTTACGCTCCTGCAAACCATTGCCTATAGCCGGACGCCGACCTTTACGGATAATAGCGTAACCGGTGGTAACCAATATTGCTATCGGGTGCGGGCACGTGCTAGCGGAGGCTCATCCGACTATTCGGCCGTGTCGTGCGCTACACCACCGCTAACGGCTACGAACGTAAAAAACGTTGCGGCTCAGGCCCTCAGTAGTAGTGCTATCAAACTAACCTGGGATCGGTATGGTAAAGAATCGGGTATCGGCATTGAGCGACGGGTAGGACAGACGGGTAGCTGGAGCCGGATCGCTTCGACACTGGCCGATGGCGGTGAGTACACCGATAACGGCTTAAACTCGAATACGGAATACTGCTACCGGATAGCCGAAGATGGGCACGATTACTCCAGCATCGCCTGTGCAACTACGCAGCAAAGTACACCCAGTGCACCTGCCCGCCTGACGGCAAGTGCCGTATCGAGCAGCCAGATCAATCTGCAATGGGCCGATTTGTCGGATAATGAATCGAACTTTCAGATTGAGCGGGCCAGCAGCGCAACCGCTTCCTTTTCTAAAATTGCGGATGTGGGTGCAAACACGACGACCTTCAGTGACCAGAATCTGTCGGCAAGCACCCAATATTGTTACCGGATTCGTGCCGTGAATAGCGCTGGTGCCAGCGGATACTCAGATAGTCAATGCGCGACTACCCAGGCACCTCCCGTAGGCGCTCCAACAAATTTAGCTGCTACGGCAACTTCAACGACGCAAATTAATCTAACCTGGACGGGCGTAGCAGGAGCGGCCAGTTACCAGCTTGAACGAAGTCCTAATGGGAACGATAGCTGGACGAAAGTGGCTGACCCCGCTGGCAATGCGACCAGTTATAGTGATGGAAGTTTAACACCCAATACCCGCTATTACTATCGGCTCCGGGCTGTAATTGGTGGGAACACAGGGCCATACAGCAACGTGGCCGATGCCCTTACGCCCGACACGCCCCCGGCAGCCCCCGCCCGCCTGACAATTACAGCAACGACGTATAATCAGGTCAGCTTACAATGGGCCGATCTATCGGGCAACGAAACCGGATTCCAGATTGAACGGGCGCCTGATGGAACTAGCTGGACTAACGTTGGGGATGCCGGGGCCAACAGTACAACTTATACCGATCCAACCGTGCAGGCGCAAACCCATTACTACTACCGGGTTCGGGCGGTGAATGGGGCTGGTCCGTCGGATGTGAGCAACGTGGTCGATACCACTACGCCCGTTGGGCCACCGGCTGCCCCGCAGAATCTGGCCGCGAAAGCAACGTCAACGACACAGATTGCGCTGACCTGGACGGCTGTAGCCAATGCCGATAACATTGTAATTGAGCGCAGCCCGAATGGGAATGACAACTGGAGTCAGATTCAGAGCGTAGCGGGGAATACGACCAGCTACACCGACACCGGCCTGACGCCTAACGTTCGATACTATTACCGTATCCGAGCCATCAACGGCAGCGGAACAGGCGTAAACAGCAATGTGGCCGATGCCATAACCCCCGACGTACCCCCCGCTGCCCCCGCCCGCCTGACGGCTACGGTTATATGGGCAACGCAGATCAATCTGGCCTGGGCCGATTTATCATCGAACGAAGCCAGCTTTGCCATCGAGCAAAGCCCTGACGGGGTAACGTGGACGAAAGTAGGTGATGCGCCAGCTAATGCGACAACGTTCCAGCATACGGGCCTTTCGCCCAACACGAAATACTATTATCGAATTCAGGCTGTCAATGCCGCCGGGCCGTCGGGCTATTCAAATACCGTCGATGCAACTACCCCCGATGTTCCACCGGCAGCGCCGACCAATCTGGTGGCTACCCCAACCTTGGCCACCCAAATTACGCTGGTTTGGGTCGATGGATCGGCGAATGAAACGGGCTTTGAGATCGAACGGAGCGATAGCCAGACCGGCACCTTCACGAAGATTGGTGAGGTTGGGGCCAACGTGACCACCTTCGATGATAAAGGACTGAAATCGGCTACACCTTATTGTTATCGGGTACTGGCCAAAAATTCAATAGGGTCGTCCGCTTACTCGCCTGTGGCCTGTGCGACTACCCCCGATGTTCCTCCCGCAGCCCCCGCCCGCCTGACGGCTACGGCTGTATCGACGAGTCAGATCAACCTGACCTGGGCTGACCTATCGACTAATGAAAGTGGCTTTGAGATTGAGCGAAGTACCAGCGCAACGGGCACCTTTACCAAAATTGCCGATGCCCCCGCCAATGCCACCACCTATGAAGACAGGAACCTGACCGACAACACGGCCTATTGCTATCGGATTCGGGCAAAAAACGCGGCTGGCAATTCGGGATATACCGATCCTGCCTGTGCCACTACGCCCCTGGCACCACCCGCTACGCCAACGAATTTGGTCGCTCAGGTATTCGATTATGACCAGATCAAACTGACCTGGGCTGCGTTGGGTGCAACAGCCGTTACGGTCGTTATTGAACGAGCGACAAACCCCAATGGCCCTTTTGCCGAAATCAAGCAACAGCCTGCTTCGCAGACGACGTATATAGATATGGGTTTGCAGGAATTCACGACCTACTATTACCGGATCAAAGCCGTCAATGCTGCTGGCTCATCGGCCTACTCGAACGTGGCTACGGCACGCGTAGAGGAGGTGATCATTGCGGTTGAAGATGAGTTGGAAACCCACACCACCCTTTTTGTAAGTCAGCGTTCGCTGCATGTGATTACGAACTGGTTTACAACAGCCCAAACTACCCTTCATATACAGACGGCCAATGGAAGTATCGTACTGACGGATAACCGGAAAGTGCGACCGGCCGACAGATGGGATTATAATCTGGATTCACTACCGACCGGGCTTTATATTATTACGATTGTTGCCGATGGGCGCAAACTTGCCAAACGTATTCTGCTGCCATGA
- a CDS encoding fibronectin type III domain-containing protein: MNLFCRYSIASLLIVSSVWLGMASVSAQPKKAAQPKPKLATLALKARSYGDSIVLRWGVDQGAYWLIANQRGYMLDRIQYIPGQAKPVHKLLTVTPLKPWPLDSMKKRLRRDDRYAAVAAQLLYGKTYTETAKDEAVGFYKAYQEQQGKLLMAAVAADFSAGAANALALRFVDRTFDKQAVRCVYRLWINNGPKPRPNDLTDTVTVSVTPWRIDTLAAPKVATVESGDGVLKLRWYKYANGGAYSGYYIERSEDGKTYKRLNAVPYVQSRPDTLKPTNRQQLSGGQVEYTDSIKVNYRKFYYRIIGVSSFADLSPASKPLVGSGRDLTPPLAPAQLTKQIVDNRRIVLNWEMPKPSPDLKGFVVARAADINGSYQPLTQTVLPLTARTFTDEKPLAYYGRYYVVAAVDTAGNLAYSLPIAATIADKTPPAPPRGLRISVDTNGVATLRWPGPTEADVIGYKVYRAYQRDDKFYQQRTPLILTDTMYTDTLPTRSLTRQAYYKLVAIDLTNNYSDFSEPIEVAIPDKIPPATPIIKAISVTDQGVRLDIVPSLSSDVVEHAIYRRQPDRPWQLVRKLTGAPQMDVLVVDSSAVHQSQYEYSVLARDAGGRQSARSFIVPITYVNLKQLALPAPTGLRAVYDPQRKAIRVDWAARPPAGKYHFVVYRTVNNEGLSLYKSTFDSSLNDEKLSQSGRYTYAVRLVSDDRQSILSSEITVDYQK, translated from the coding sequence ATGAACCTATTTTGTCGGTACTCTATCGCTAGTCTCCTGATCGTGAGTTCAGTCTGGTTGGGAATGGCCTCTGTCAGCGCGCAACCGAAAAAGGCCGCGCAGCCTAAACCTAAACTGGCTACGCTGGCCCTGAAAGCCCGCAGTTATGGCGATTCGATCGTGCTTCGCTGGGGTGTCGATCAGGGCGCTTATTGGCTAATCGCGAATCAGCGGGGTTATATGCTGGACCGCATTCAGTACATACCCGGCCAGGCTAAACCTGTCCATAAGCTGCTTACCGTAACGCCACTGAAGCCCTGGCCGCTCGATTCAATGAAAAAACGGCTTCGTCGCGATGACCGCTATGCGGCCGTTGCTGCCCAGTTGCTGTACGGGAAAACCTATACCGAAACCGCCAAAGACGAAGCTGTTGGTTTTTATAAGGCCTATCAGGAGCAACAGGGAAAATTACTCATGGCAGCTGTGGCCGCGGATTTTTCGGCCGGCGCTGCCAATGCGCTGGCCTTACGCTTCGTAGACCGAACATTCGATAAACAGGCCGTTCGCTGTGTGTATCGGCTGTGGATCAACAACGGCCCCAAACCCCGCCCCAACGATCTGACCGACACCGTAACGGTATCGGTTACGCCCTGGCGCATCGATACACTGGCGGCTCCGAAAGTAGCAACCGTTGAATCGGGTGATGGCGTACTGAAACTGCGGTGGTACAAATACGCCAATGGGGGCGCTTACTCCGGTTATTATATCGAACGCAGCGAGGATGGTAAAACCTACAAGCGGCTCAATGCTGTGCCGTATGTGCAGAGTCGCCCCGATACCCTAAAGCCAACCAACCGCCAGCAACTGTCGGGTGGTCAGGTCGAGTACACCGACTCCATCAAGGTGAACTACCGGAAATTCTATTACCGGATCATTGGTGTTAGCAGTTTCGCTGACCTCAGTCCGGCTTCCAAGCCGCTCGTGGGGAGCGGTCGCGATCTGACCCCGCCCCTTGCTCCGGCGCAATTGACAAAACAAATCGTAGATAACCGGCGCATTGTGCTGAACTGGGAAATGCCCAAACCCTCGCCTGATCTGAAAGGCTTCGTGGTGGCACGGGCTGCCGATATCAACGGTTCATACCAGCCGCTAACGCAAACGGTGCTGCCGTTGACGGCCCGTACCTTCACCGATGAAAAACCCCTTGCCTACTATGGCCGATATTATGTGGTCGCTGCCGTCGATACGGCCGGAAATCTGGCCTACTCCCTACCGATTGCGGCAACAATTGCGGATAAAACGCCACCTGCTCCACCGCGTGGGTTACGGATTAGCGTAGACACCAACGGGGTGGCAACGCTTCGCTGGCCTGGCCCAACGGAAGCCGATGTTATTGGCTACAAAGTGTATCGGGCGTATCAGCGCGACGATAAATTTTATCAGCAGCGAACGCCACTGATCCTCACCGATACGATGTATACCGACACGCTACCAACGCGCAGCCTGACACGCCAGGCGTACTACAAACTGGTGGCGATTGATCTGACCAATAACTACTCCGACTTTTCGGAGCCTATCGAGGTAGCCATTCCCGATAAAATTCCGCCCGCTACTCCCATTATCAAAGCCATCAGCGTAACCGATCAGGGCGTTCGGCTGGATATTGTACCGAGCCTCAGCAGCGATGTGGTTGAACACGCCATCTACCGTCGGCAGCCGGATCGACCCTGGCAGCTTGTTCGGAAACTAACGGGCGCGCCCCAGATGGATGTGCTGGTCGTGGATAGTTCGGCGGTGCATCAGAGTCAGTATGAGTATTCCGTACTGGCTCGTGATGCGGGTGGACGGCAGTCGGCGCGGTCGTTTATTGTGCCCATTACCTACGTCAATCTCAAGCAATTGGCGTTGCCCGCACCTACGGGCCTGCGGGCGGTTTATGACCCGCAGCGCAAAGCGATTCGGGTAGACTGGGCTGCGCGGCCACCAGCGGGGAAATACCATTTTGTGGTGTACCGGACTGTCAATAACGAAGGATTGAGTCTATACAAATCCACGTTTGACAGCTCACTCAATGACGAAAAGTTAAGCCAGAGCGGGCGCTACACCTATGCGGTTCGGCTGGTTTCCGACGACCGGCAATCGATACTGAGTAGCGAGATAACTGTTGATTATCAGAAGTGA
- a CDS encoding response regulator transcription factor — MIRVSIFDDNDSLRETLALVFDATDDLIVTGKYPNALTAVEEVLYNQPDVILMDIDMPGRTGIEAVKLIRAQTTRPKILMLTVFEDVERIFAAISAGAVGYLLKKTPADKIIESIHEVMSGGAAMTPSIALKVLDAFRQPKVADFLLTDKEKEVLQRLVEGDSYKLIAHHCGISMGTVRTHIVNIYEKLHVNSKSEAVAKALKTGLFK; from the coding sequence ATGATTCGCGTCTCTATTTTCGACGATAATGATTCCCTGCGCGAAACCCTGGCGTTGGTTTTCGATGCAACCGACGATCTGATCGTAACGGGCAAATACCCCAATGCGCTTACGGCCGTTGAAGAGGTGCTCTATAACCAGCCAGACGTTATCCTGATGGACATCGATATGCCCGGACGCACGGGTATCGAAGCCGTTAAGCTCATTCGGGCGCAAACGACACGTCCTAAAATTCTGATGCTGACCGTTTTTGAAGATGTTGAGCGCATCTTTGCGGCCATCTCTGCGGGAGCGGTAGGTTACCTGTTAAAGAAAACGCCTGCCGATAAAATTATTGAATCCATTCATGAGGTGATGAGTGGGGGAGCGGCCATGACGCCCTCTATTGCCCTGAAAGTGCTGGACGCCTTCCGGCAACCTAAAGTCGCTGATTTTCTGCTCACCGATAAAGAAAAAGAGGTATTGCAACGACTTGTAGAAGGCGATAGCTACAAACTCATTGCGCACCATTGCGGAATCAGCATGGGCACGGTCCGAACCCACATTGTCAATATTTACGAAAAACTGCACGTCAACTCCAAATCAGAAGCGGTAGCAAAAGCACTGAAAACAGGGCTGTTTAAGTAG
- a CDS encoding tetratricopeptide repeat-containing sensor histidine kinase — MKFLACLRLTALCLTLLSSNLVIAQIPKSLDSLETYVQTHPPTDTNYVNALLRLGNLTTKTKANYDRADSLLRVAEKVASKLNFGRGIYQANTFLGSNYYLLGRGQQTLEYLQKALAIAEANKLSPRILANAMTNLGTAYRNLNQQEKALDISLRSLRMQEQYNIQPRNENTYMGIGHALKETKRPREAIGYFQQALVLNRNLKYPYGMAISEQNIGRCYDDLDQYDKALAYYRIAGKHAKESESELLQADILVNTGLVLRKSKRLEEAKRSIEQALVLNKKQESKGAMATDYFNLGQVYEELKDYKLAEQNMKKALALANELKDNTKIAIYTQGLADVYGGMKDFQQAYVFQLERNQRMDSTTTVRTSAEVQRMVAKYETEKKEAQIKLLQQQAKLNQQERERIQFRTNVFIAGSVLLLLLGASVSAWLLNRSRFQRLEEAQKLRKQIAHDLHDEVGSTLSSISILSGHTDTLLRQNRPGMDTSETAQRLVQKIYTDARQILESIDEIIWTINPGNDSLHRIALRLQEYAQPLMESKGVECSFQIDPALGDAPISMEVRRSLYLIGKEAINNLIKYSGATQATVRFERKNDQLQVMIQDNGRGFDPAQLSERTGQSSMKQRAEAMGGSLDVQSAPGQGTRLQLVINP; from the coding sequence ATGAAATTCCTTGCCTGTTTACGACTGACTGCACTCTGCCTGACCCTACTGAGTAGCAACCTGGTAATCGCCCAAATACCCAAATCGCTCGATTCACTGGAAACCTATGTGCAAACCCACCCGCCAACTGATACGAATTATGTGAATGCATTGCTTCGGCTGGGGAATCTGACGACCAAGACAAAGGCCAATTACGACCGGGCCGATTCGCTATTGCGCGTAGCCGAAAAAGTAGCGAGTAAGTTAAATTTCGGTCGGGGTATCTATCAGGCAAATACCTTTTTAGGTTCCAATTACTACCTGTTGGGCAGAGGACAACAAACGCTGGAGTATTTGCAGAAAGCACTGGCGATTGCGGAGGCTAATAAGCTCTCTCCGCGTATACTGGCCAACGCCATGACGAACCTCGGAACGGCGTATCGTAACCTAAATCAGCAGGAAAAGGCCCTCGACATTTCTCTGCGTTCGCTTCGTATGCAGGAGCAATATAACATACAGCCCCGCAATGAAAATACGTACATGGGAATTGGTCATGCTCTGAAAGAGACCAAACGCCCCCGCGAAGCCATCGGGTATTTTCAGCAGGCACTCGTGCTGAATCGGAACTTAAAATACCCTTACGGCATGGCCATTTCCGAACAGAATATAGGCAGATGCTATGACGACCTAGACCAATACGATAAAGCATTAGCCTACTACCGAATAGCCGGTAAACACGCAAAAGAGTCTGAGTCAGAGCTGTTACAGGCAGATATTTTAGTCAATACAGGCTTGGTTTTACGAAAGAGCAAACGACTTGAGGAAGCAAAACGCTCCATAGAGCAAGCGTTGGTTCTCAACAAGAAGCAGGAAAGTAAAGGGGCAATGGCTACCGATTATTTCAATCTGGGGCAGGTGTATGAAGAACTAAAAGACTATAAGCTGGCAGAGCAGAATATGAAAAAGGCCCTGGCCCTGGCTAATGAATTGAAGGACAATACTAAAATTGCTATCTATACGCAGGGTCTGGCCGATGTGTACGGTGGTATGAAAGACTTCCAGCAAGCCTACGTTTTCCAGCTCGAGCGAAATCAGCGTATGGACTCCACGACCACCGTTCGTACCTCAGCCGAAGTGCAGCGAATGGTGGCCAAATACGAAACAGAAAAGAAAGAAGCCCAAATCAAACTCCTTCAGCAGCAAGCCAAACTCAACCAGCAAGAGCGTGAGCGCATCCAATTTCGAACCAATGTATTCATTGCGGGCAGTGTACTGCTACTGCTGTTGGGTGCCAGCGTGAGTGCCTGGTTACTCAACCGATCCCGCTTCCAGCGGCTCGAAGAAGCCCAGAAGCTGCGTAAGCAGATTGCCCATGACCTTCACGATGAGGTGGGCAGTACGTTGAGTAGCATCTCGATATTGAGTGGCCATACCGATACGCTGCTGAGGCAGAATCGGCCCGGCATGGATACATCCGAAACGGCTCAGAGGCTGGTACAGAAAATCTACACCGATGCCCGCCAGATTCTCGAATCCATCGATGAAATTATCTGGACCATCAACCCCGGCAACGACTCCTTACACCGGATTGCCCTGCGCCTGCAGGAGTATGCACAACCGTTGATGGAATCGAAAGGTGTCGAATGCTCCTTTCAGATTGATCCCGCTTTGGGAGACGCGCCAATTTCCATGGAAGTTCGACGGAGTTTGTATTTGATTGGTAAAGAAGCCATTAACAACCTAATTAAATACTCAGGCGCTACACAGGCTACCGTCCGGTTCGAGCGGAAAAATGACCAGCTTCAGGTAATGATTCAGGATAATGGTCGGGGTTTCGATCCCGCCCAACTGAGCGAACGCACGGGCCAAAGCAGTATGAAGCAGCGGGCCGAAGCGATGGGTGGTTCGTTAGACGTTCAATCAGCACCGGGGCAGGGAACTCGTTTGCAACTGGTCATCAATCCGTAA